The following DNA comes from Mesorhizobium sp. B2-1-8.
CTCTATATGTTCGTGCTGCCCTATGTTTCCAGGGGACGCAGCGTGCAGCGGGCCAACGGATAGGAAGGGAGGGTATGGCCAAGACCGAGCGGAAATCGAGCAAGCCCGCCAAGGCTGAGCCGAAGCTGCTTTCCGGCGGCAATCCGCAGATCGCCAAGGGCTATGGCGATGCACCGGTGCAGGCCTATATCGCGGCCATGCCGGGCTGGAAGCGCGAGGTCGGCCAACGCCTCGACGCGCTCATCGAGCGCGCCGTGCCCGGTGTCCACAAGGCGGTCAAATGGAACTCGCCCTTCTACGGCGTCGAAAGCGAGGGCTGGTTCCTCAACATCCATTGCTTCACCAAGTACATCAAGGTCGCTTTCTTCCGCGGCCAGTCGCTGGACCCGGTGCCTCCGGTCGCGTCCAAGAGCAAGGA
Coding sequences within:
- a CDS encoding DUF1801 domain-containing protein; this translates as MAKTERKSSKPAKAEPKLLSGGNPQIAKGYGDAPVQAYIAAMPGWKREVGQRLDALIERAVPGVHKAVKWNSPFYGVESEGWFLNIHCFTKYIKVAFFRGQSLDPVPPVASKSKDMRYFHIHEDDAFDEAQFSAWVKQASQLPGERM